The Streptomyces sp. NBC_00224 genome has a window encoding:
- a CDS encoding glycosyl hydrolase family 18 protein, producing MIIRAFTALLAALLAVLATPPPVSAAEPAPPRTVSGWLPYWDQEGAYQDALRHAAQLHTVSPFWYQAISAERVDGHPGAGAQRIVDGLHAAGIAVVPTVMETMKPGVLAAILADPARRAAHITALLTVVGSRSYDGLDIDYESIAPTGDAGYPAVRADYATFITELCGRLHALAKSCVSTVSPQTSTTGRIWDYATIGRAADRVRIMAYDRHWSGGDPGPLAGADWYEEILRRATALIPAARIEMALPAYGWDWPAGGGGRARHVTMREAEALRVAEGAPYQFDPVSKTPHFGYQDGDTAREVWYQDARGIEADLPVLARYGIHHTSLWALGFEDPAVWPVLART from the coding sequence ATGATCATCCGAGCCTTCACGGCGCTGCTCGCCGCCCTCCTCGCCGTCCTCGCCACGCCCCCGCCCGTCTCCGCCGCGGAACCCGCGCCGCCCCGCACCGTCTCCGGCTGGCTGCCGTACTGGGACCAGGAGGGCGCCTACCAGGACGCCCTGCGCCACGCGGCACAGCTGCACACCGTCAGCCCGTTCTGGTACCAGGCGATCAGCGCCGAGCGCGTCGACGGCCACCCGGGCGCGGGCGCGCAGCGCATCGTCGACGGGCTGCACGCGGCCGGGATCGCCGTGGTGCCCACCGTCATGGAGACGATGAAGCCCGGCGTACTCGCCGCGATCCTCGCCGACCCGGCCCGCCGCGCCGCCCACATCACGGCCCTGCTCACGGTGGTGGGCAGCCGTTCCTACGACGGCCTGGACATCGACTACGAGTCGATCGCCCCGACCGGCGACGCCGGCTACCCCGCGGTACGGGCGGACTACGCCACGTTCATCACCGAGCTGTGCGGGCGCCTGCACGCCCTGGCCAAGAGCTGCGTCAGCACCGTCTCGCCGCAGACCTCGACCACCGGACGCATCTGGGACTACGCGACGATCGGCCGGGCCGCCGACCGGGTGCGGATCATGGCGTACGACCGGCACTGGTCGGGCGGCGACCCCGGCCCGCTCGCCGGGGCCGACTGGTACGAGGAGATCCTGCGCCGGGCCACCGCGCTGATCCCGGCCGCCCGCATCGAGATGGCCCTGCCCGCGTACGGCTGGGACTGGCCCGCGGGCGGCGGTGGCCGCGCCCGGCACGTCACCATGCGGGAGGCCGAGGCCCTGCGGGTGGCCGAGGGCGCGCCGTACCAGTTCGACCCCGTGTCGAAGACACCGCACTTCGGCTACCAGGACGGGGACACGGCCCGCGAGGTCTGGTACCAGGACGCGCGCGGCATCGAGGCCGATCTGCCGGTCCTGGCCCGCTACGGCATCCACCACACCTCCCTCTGGGCCCTCGGCTTCGAGGACCCGGCGGTGTGGCCGGTGCTGGCGAGAACCTGA
- a CDS encoding extracellular solute-binding protein, with amino-acid sequence MKNRYLHAPVVLATALALGGCGALPGMGGDSTTTVTVWLMKDSASDEFIKRFTDEFEKEHRSVKLDVRIQEWTGIGQKVTTALKKGEVPDVVEVGNTQVSQYAASGGLLDLTLESLRDWGSKDWLPGLAEPGKVDGVQYGIPWYAANRVVIYNKDLFDAAGISRTPKTRAQWLSDTGKLNTGATQGVYLAGQDWYTLAGFVWDEGGELAQESAGEWTGTLATPAALRGMDFYRQLQALGDGPKNADEATPPQAEVFAKGRVAQIIAVPGTAKAIQKANPALADKLGYFPIPGRTVAQPGAVFTGGSDLIVPKRSTHHTEAVEVVKALAGEKWQQDLAATMSYVPNKPALAAAVENQAGTAAMAQGAARGRATPNSPQWAAVEADNPIKPYMTAVLTGADPKTAARTASSRISSLLFP; translated from the coding sequence GTGAAGAACCGCTACCTCCATGCCCCCGTCGTGCTCGCCACGGCCCTCGCACTCGGCGGCTGCGGCGCGCTGCCGGGCATGGGCGGGGACTCCACCACCACCGTCACCGTGTGGCTGATGAAGGACAGCGCCTCCGACGAGTTCATCAAGCGGTTCACCGACGAGTTCGAGAAGGAACATCGCTCGGTCAAGCTGGACGTACGGATCCAGGAGTGGACCGGCATCGGCCAGAAGGTGACCACCGCCCTCAAGAAGGGCGAGGTGCCCGACGTCGTCGAGGTCGGCAACACCCAGGTCTCCCAGTACGCGGCGAGCGGCGGGCTGCTCGACCTCACCCTGGAGTCGCTGCGCGACTGGGGCAGCAAGGACTGGCTGCCGGGCCTCGCCGAACCCGGCAAGGTCGACGGGGTGCAGTACGGCATTCCCTGGTACGCGGCGAACCGCGTCGTCATCTACAACAAGGACCTGTTCGACGCGGCGGGCATCAGCAGGACGCCGAAGACCCGCGCCCAGTGGCTGAGCGACACGGGCAAGCTCAACACCGGCGCCACCCAGGGCGTCTACCTCGCCGGACAGGACTGGTACACCCTCGCCGGATTCGTCTGGGACGAGGGCGGCGAGCTCGCCCAGGAGAGCGCCGGGGAGTGGACCGGCACCCTCGCCACGCCCGCCGCGCTGCGAGGCATGGACTTCTACCGGCAGCTCCAGGCGCTCGGCGACGGCCCCAAGAACGCCGACGAGGCCACGCCCCCGCAGGCCGAGGTCTTCGCCAAGGGCAGGGTCGCCCAGATCATCGCCGTCCCGGGCACCGCCAAGGCCATCCAGAAGGCCAACCCCGCCCTCGCCGACAAGCTCGGCTACTTCCCCATCCCTGGCAGGACCGTGGCCCAGCCGGGCGCGGTCTTCACCGGAGGCTCGGACCTCATCGTGCCCAAGCGGTCCACACACCACACCGAGGCTGTGGAGGTGGTCAAGGCGCTGGCCGGGGAGAAGTGGCAGCAGGATCTCGCCGCCACCATGAGCTACGTACCGAACAAGCCCGCGCTCGCGGCCGCCGTGGAGAACCAGGCGGGTACCGCCGCGATGGCGCAGGGCGCGGCCCGGGGCAGGGCCACGCCCAACTCGCCCCAGTGGGCCGCCGTCGAGGCCGACAACCCGATCAAGCCGTACATGACCGCCGTGCTCACGGGGGCCGACCCGAAGACGGCGGCCAGGACGGCCTCCTCGCGGATCAGCTCGCTGCTGTTCCCCTGA
- the egtB gene encoding ergothioneine biosynthesis protein EgtB, whose product MTGPEPTGAAPTDPEALRQRALTALTAARARTATLTSCVDDHDLTAQHSPLMSPLVWDLAHIGNQEEQWLLRAVAGRDAMRPEIDSLYDAFEHPRATRPSLPLLSPAEARRYAAEVRGRALDVLESAPLEGGPRLVDAGFAFGMVAQHEQQHDETMLITHQLRKGPAALAAPEPPRGSTTGLPAEVLVPGGPFTMGTSAEPWALDNERPAHHRIVPAFHLDTSPVTCGAYLRFIEDGGYTDERWWEPKGWAMVRQYELTAPLFWRREGGEWLRRRFGVTEPVPLDEPVLHVSWYEADAYARWAGRRLPTEEEWEKAARHDPATGRSRRYPWGDADPTSEHANLGQRHLRPAPAGAYPAGESPLGVRQLIGDVWEWTSSDFMPYPGFAAFPYREYSEVFFGPDHKVLRGGSFAVDQVACRGTFRNWDLPVRRQIFAGFRTARDA is encoded by the coding sequence ATGACCGGCCCCGAACCGACCGGAGCGGCCCCCACCGACCCGGAGGCGCTGCGGCAGCGCGCCCTGACGGCGCTCACCGCCGCGCGGGCGCGCACCGCCACGCTCACCTCCTGCGTCGACGACCACGACCTCACGGCCCAGCACTCGCCCCTGATGTCGCCGCTGGTCTGGGACCTAGCGCACATCGGCAACCAGGAGGAGCAGTGGCTGCTGCGGGCGGTCGCCGGGCGGGACGCGATGCGCCCGGAGATCGACTCGCTGTACGACGCCTTCGAGCACCCCCGCGCCACCCGGCCCTCGCTGCCGCTGCTCTCCCCCGCCGAGGCGCGCCGGTACGCCGCCGAGGTGCGCGGCCGGGCCCTGGACGTCCTGGAGAGCGCGCCGCTGGAGGGCGGCCCCCGTCTCGTCGACGCGGGCTTCGCCTTCGGGATGGTCGCCCAGCACGAACAGCAGCACGACGAGACGATGCTGATCACCCATCAGCTCCGCAAGGGCCCGGCGGCGCTCGCCGCCCCCGAGCCGCCGCGGGGCTCCACCACGGGCCTGCCCGCCGAAGTCCTGGTCCCCGGCGGCCCGTTCACCATGGGAACCTCGGCCGAGCCGTGGGCCCTGGACAACGAGCGCCCGGCCCACCACCGGATCGTCCCGGCCTTCCATCTGGACACCTCCCCGGTGACCTGCGGCGCGTATCTGCGGTTCATCGAGGACGGCGGCTACACCGACGAGCGCTGGTGGGAGCCCAAGGGCTGGGCCATGGTCCGCCAGTACGAGCTGACGGCTCCGCTGTTCTGGCGCCGGGAGGGCGGCGAGTGGCTGCGCCGCCGGTTCGGGGTGACCGAGCCCGTACCGCTGGACGAGCCGGTGCTCCATGTGAGCTGGTACGAGGCGGACGCGTACGCCCGCTGGGCCGGGCGGCGGCTGCCCACCGAGGAGGAGTGGGAGAAGGCGGCCCGGCACGACCCCGCCACCGGCCGCTCCCGGCGCTACCCGTGGGGCGACGCCGACCCCACCTCCGAGCACGCCAACCTGGGCCAGCGCCATCTGCGCCCGGCCCCCGCCGGGGCCTATCCGGCGGGCGAGTCCCCGCTGGGTGTACGGCAGTTGATCGGTGACGTCTGGGAGTGGACGTCCAGCGACTTCATGCCGTACCCGGGCTTCGCGGCGTTCCCCTACCGCGAGTACTCGGAAGTGTTCTTCGGCCCCGACCACAAGGTGCTGCGCGGCGGTTCGTTCGCGGTGGACCAGGTGGCCTGCCGGGGCACCTTCCGCAACTGGGACCTTCCGGTGCGGCGGCAGATATTCGCCGGGTTCCGGACCGCGAGGGATGCCTGA
- a CDS encoding dodecin, with translation MSNHTYRVTEIVGTSPEGVDQAIRNGVARASQTLRNLDWFEVTQVRGQIADGQIEHYQVGLKVGFRLDDDQEV, from the coding sequence ATGTCCAACCACACGTACCGCGTCACCGAGATCGTCGGCACCTCCCCCGAGGGCGTCGACCAGGCCATTCGCAACGGCGTCGCCCGCGCGTCGCAGACCTTGAGGAATCTCGACTGGTTCGAGGTCACCCAGGTACGCGGCCAGATCGCCGACGGGCAGATCGAGCACTACCAGGTGGGTCTGAAGGTCGGCTTCCGGCTGGATGACGACCAGGAGGTGTGA
- the egtD gene encoding L-histidine N(alpha)-methyltransferase, with amino-acid sequence MHESHPFQLTRTLPEDTTGAALRADVLHGLTGTPKTLPPKWFYDARGSELFEEITRLDDYYPTRAEREILTRRAAEIAAASGARTLVELGSGSSEKTRLLLDALPDPLTYIPVDVSESALAGAAKALIEERPKLEVHALIADFTRPLDLPATPGPRLVVFLGGTIGNLLPAERAEFLASVAAMMEPGDSFLLGTDLVKDESVLVRAYDDARGVTAEFNKNVLAVIDRELGADFDLDDFTHVARWDAHNEWIEMRLRARADLTVKIPELDLVVRFEEGEELRTEISAKFRREGVRAELAAAGLTATHWWTDADGRFALSLATAGDQVRGTAAS; translated from the coding sequence GTGCACGAGTCCCACCCGTTCCAGCTGACCCGCACCCTGCCCGAGGACACCACCGGGGCCGCGCTGCGCGCCGATGTGCTGCACGGGCTGACGGGTACGCCCAAGACCCTGCCGCCCAAGTGGTTCTACGACGCCCGGGGCAGCGAGCTGTTCGAGGAGATCACCCGGCTCGACGACTACTACCCGACGCGCGCCGAGCGGGAGATCCTCACCCGTCGGGCCGCCGAGATCGCCGCCGCCTCCGGCGCCCGCACCCTCGTCGAGCTGGGCTCGGGCTCCTCGGAGAAGACCCGACTGCTGCTCGACGCGCTGCCGGACCCGCTCACGTACATCCCGGTCGACGTCAGCGAGAGCGCCCTGGCCGGGGCGGCGAAGGCGCTGATCGAGGAGCGGCCGAAGCTCGAAGTGCACGCGCTGATCGCCGACTTCACCCGTCCGCTCGACCTGCCCGCCACCCCGGGGCCGCGTCTGGTGGTGTTCCTCGGCGGCACGATCGGCAATCTGCTGCCCGCCGAGCGCGCGGAGTTCCTGGCCTCGGTCGCCGCGATGATGGAGCCGGGCGACAGCTTCCTGCTCGGCACCGACCTGGTGAAGGACGAGTCGGTCCTGGTGCGGGCGTACGACGACGCGCGGGGGGTGACGGCCGAGTTCAACAAGAACGTGCTCGCCGTCATCGACCGCGAGCTCGGCGCGGACTTCGACCTCGACGACTTCACGCACGTGGCGCGCTGGGACGCCCACAACGAGTGGATCGAGATGCGGCTGCGGGCCCGCGCCGACCTCACTGTGAAGATCCCCGAGCTGGATCTCGTCGTCCGCTTCGAGGAGGGCGAGGAGCTGCGGACCGAGATCTCGGCGAAGTTCCGCCGCGAGGGCGTGCGGGCCGAGCTGGCGGCCGCCGGGCTGACGGCCACCCACTGGTGGACCGACGCCGACGGCCGGTTCGCGCTGTCGCTGGCGACGGCGGGCGACCAGGTCAGGGGAACAGCAGCGAGCTGA
- a CDS encoding sugar-binding domain-containing protein — protein sequence MFYRLYRRPFVRRRTAAAVALTLTLALASGVQQATPAAHTAVVPSTAALSTYAIQSTAKVTDSAAAVSSPGYPAAGWYPAGPRSTVLAALLAAGKYADPFYSTNQKNIPTADFAVPWWYRSDFTVADTSSRTYLDFSGVVSAADVFVNGQQVADKGAVTGAYTRHELDITSAVRSGTNTVAFRVQPNAPRKNLTMGWIDWLQPPPDENMGIVRDVLVRRGGPVALRDAHVVTALAVPSLSTADLTVKAQARNDSASTVTTTVSGTIGTASFSQDVTLAAHETRTVTFTPAAHPQLHLASPRVWWPAGMGEQALYGLDLTASVSGTTSDTVHESFGIRDVKAPLNADGARQYSVNGRPLLIKGGGWSPDEYLRWDRTYVEDRLKYALDLGLNTIRLEGHIEPDEFFDLADRYGILTLPGWECCDKWEGQVNGSEPGDKWTAADYPVAKASMAAEAARLRDHPSVISFLIGSDFAPDKTIEKNYVDALRAADWQTPIVAAASDKSSPITGSSGMKMTGPYDWVPPNYWYNKQEGGATGFNSETSAGPDIPTLDTLRRMMSPAELETLWKSPSAKQYHRSPSSTFATLALYDAALAGRYGAPAGLDDYVRKAQLAQYENVRAQYEAYARNAKDASKPATGVVHWMFNSGWTSLHWQLTDRYLDQGGAYFGAKKANEPLHIQYSYDDRSVAVVNGRHTPVSGLTARVTLFNTDGTQKYDRTATGVGVGGDGARTTALTVPASVSGLSTTYLARLLLTDATGKEVGRNVYWLSTKADVLDYAHTDWYYTPTTAYADLKGLSAMAKATVTATATTATGGDGTSTTTVTLTNTGTGRTPALLTDVHLVDAKGAPVLPVQWSDNQVTLWPGETTTLTAAYRTADLHGSAPRLRISGWNTPTATVHG from the coding sequence GTGTTCTACCGTCTCTACCGCCGACCTTTCGTCCGCCGAAGGACCGCCGCGGCCGTCGCCCTCACCCTGACGCTCGCCCTCGCCTCGGGAGTCCAGCAGGCAACTCCCGCCGCCCACACGGCCGTTGTCCCCTCCACAGCGGCGCTCTCCACCTACGCCATCCAGTCCACCGCCAAGGTCACCGACTCCGCGGCGGCCGTCTCCAGCCCCGGCTATCCGGCGGCGGGCTGGTACCCGGCCGGGCCCCGCTCCACGGTCCTCGCGGCGCTGCTCGCCGCCGGCAAGTACGCCGACCCCTTCTACTCCACCAACCAGAAGAACATCCCCACCGCCGACTTCGCGGTGCCCTGGTGGTACCGCTCGGACTTCACCGTCGCGGACACCTCCTCGCGTACGTATCTCGACTTCAGCGGGGTCGTCTCGGCCGCCGATGTGTTCGTCAACGGGCAGCAGGTCGCGGACAAGGGTGCGGTCACCGGGGCGTACACCCGCCATGAGCTGGACATCACCTCGGCGGTGAGGTCCGGCACCAACACCGTCGCGTTCCGCGTCCAGCCCAATGCCCCCAGGAAGAACCTCACCATGGGGTGGATCGACTGGCTGCAGCCGCCGCCCGACGAGAACATGGGCATCGTCCGGGATGTGCTGGTCCGGCGCGGCGGTCCGGTCGCGCTGCGGGACGCCCACGTCGTCACCGCACTCGCCGTGCCGTCCCTGTCGACCGCCGACCTGACGGTGAAGGCGCAGGCACGCAATGACTCGGCGAGCACGGTCACCACGACCGTCTCCGGCACGATCGGCACGGCCTCCTTCAGCCAGGACGTCACGCTCGCCGCGCACGAGACCAGGACGGTCACCTTCACCCCGGCCGCCCACCCCCAGCTCCATCTGGCCTCGCCGCGCGTGTGGTGGCCTGCCGGGATGGGCGAGCAGGCGCTGTACGGGCTCGACCTGACCGCGTCGGTCTCCGGCACCACCTCCGACACCGTGCACGAGTCGTTCGGCATCCGCGACGTGAAGGCACCGCTCAACGCGGACGGCGCCCGCCAGTACTCCGTCAACGGCCGCCCGTTGCTGATCAAGGGCGGCGGGTGGTCGCCGGACGAGTACCTGCGCTGGGACCGCACCTATGTGGAGGACCGGCTCAAGTACGCGCTCGATCTGGGCCTCAACACCATCCGGCTCGAAGGGCACATCGAGCCGGACGAGTTCTTCGACCTCGCGGACCGGTACGGCATCCTCACGCTCCCCGGCTGGGAGTGCTGCGACAAGTGGGAGGGCCAGGTCAACGGGAGCGAGCCGGGCGACAAGTGGACCGCGGCGGACTACCCGGTCGCGAAGGCGTCGATGGCCGCCGAGGCGGCCCGGCTACGCGACCACCCCAGTGTGATCTCGTTCCTGATCGGCAGCGACTTCGCCCCGGACAAGACGATCGAGAAGAACTATGTCGACGCACTGCGGGCGGCCGACTGGCAGACCCCGATCGTGGCCGCCGCGTCCGACAAGTCCTCGCCGATCACCGGCAGTTCGGGCATGAAGATGACCGGCCCGTACGACTGGGTGCCGCCCAACTACTGGTACAACAAGCAGGAGGGCGGGGCCACCGGCTTCAACTCCGAGACCAGCGCGGGCCCCGACATCCCCACCCTGGACACCCTGCGCCGGATGATGTCACCGGCCGAGCTGGAGACGCTCTGGAAGAGCCCGTCGGCCAAGCAGTACCACCGCTCCCCCTCCTCGACCTTCGCCACCCTCGCCCTCTACGACGCGGCCCTGGCCGGACGCTACGGTGCCCCGGCCGGTCTGGACGACTATGTACGCAAGGCGCAGCTCGCCCAGTACGAGAACGTGCGCGCCCAGTACGAGGCGTACGCCCGCAACGCCAAGGACGCCTCGAAGCCCGCGACCGGGGTCGTCCACTGGATGTTCAACAGCGGCTGGACCTCTCTGCACTGGCAGTTGACGGACCGCTACCTGGACCAGGGCGGCGCGTACTTCGGCGCGAAGAAGGCGAACGAGCCGCTGCACATCCAGTACTCCTACGACGACCGCTCGGTCGCCGTGGTGAACGGCAGGCACACGCCCGTGTCCGGTCTCACGGCCCGGGTGACGCTGTTCAACACCGACGGGACGCAGAAGTACGACAGGACGGCGACGGGGGTGGGAGTGGGCGGCGACGGGGCGAGGACGACCGCGCTCACCGTCCCGGCGAGCGTGAGCGGCCTCTCCACGACCTATCTCGCCCGGCTGCTGCTCACCGACGCCACCGGCAAGGAGGTCGGCCGCAATGTGTACTGGCTCTCCACCAAGGCGGACGTCCTCGACTACGCGCACACCGACTGGTACTACACCCCCACCACCGCCTACGCCGATCTGAAGGGCCTGAGCGCGATGGCGAAGGCGACGGTGACCGCCACCGCGACGACGGCCACGGGCGGCGACGGCACCTCGACGACGACCGTCACACTCACCAACACGGGAACGGGCAGGACTCCGGCGCTGCTCACCGACGTCCACCTCGTGGACGCCAAGGGCGCCCCGGTCCTGCCCGTCCAGTGGTCCGACAACCAGGTCACCCTCTGGCCCGGCGAGACGACGACGCTGACCGCCGCCTACCGGACCGCCGACCTGCACGGGTCCGCGCCCCGGCTGCGGATCTCGGGCTGGAACACCCCGACCGCCACGGTCCACGGCTGA
- a CDS encoding MsnO8 family LLM class oxidoreductase, with translation MSSVIASTRFSVLDRSRIRAGHDGPQALRDTVAFAQEAERLGYHRFWASEHHSVPGVAGSAPTVLAAAVAAATSSIRVGTGGVMLPNHQPLVVAEQFGVLESLFPGRIDMGLGRSVGFTDGIRKALGRDKKDADDFADRLTELLGYFDGTQTAHPQVHARPAEGLRVPAFVLATGQGAQLAASAGLALVIANVRGEDAMLRAIDDYRDAFRPSAWNDRPYVVVSGTVAVAGTTEEARRILLPEAWSTAHSRTRGEFPPLSPAEEILALPMTDRERALFEEAQRGQIHGTEDEVADALEKLLSRSAADEYLVTTSTYDRGAMLDSYRRLAGLTGGPA, from the coding sequence GTGAGCTCAGTGATCGCGTCGACGCGCTTCTCCGTCCTGGACCGCTCCCGCATCCGCGCGGGGCACGACGGCCCGCAGGCACTGCGGGACACCGTGGCCTTCGCGCAGGAGGCCGAGCGACTCGGCTACCACCGCTTCTGGGCCTCGGAGCACCACAGCGTGCCGGGTGTCGCGGGCTCCGCGCCGACCGTGCTCGCCGCGGCCGTCGCCGCCGCGACCTCCTCGATCCGGGTCGGCACGGGCGGGGTGATGCTCCCCAACCACCAACCGCTCGTGGTGGCGGAGCAGTTCGGGGTCCTGGAGTCCCTCTTCCCCGGCCGTATCGACATGGGCCTCGGCCGCTCGGTCGGGTTCACGGACGGCATCCGCAAGGCGCTCGGCCGCGACAAGAAGGACGCCGACGACTTCGCGGACCGGCTGACCGAGCTCCTCGGCTACTTCGACGGTACGCAGACGGCCCACCCCCAGGTGCACGCCCGCCCCGCCGAGGGCCTCCGGGTCCCCGCGTTCGTCCTCGCCACCGGACAGGGCGCGCAGCTCGCCGCCAGTGCCGGTCTCGCCCTGGTCATCGCCAATGTGCGCGGCGAGGACGCCATGCTGCGCGCCATCGACGACTACCGCGACGCCTTCCGCCCGTCCGCGTGGAACGACCGCCCGTACGTGGTGGTCTCCGGCACGGTCGCCGTGGCCGGCACCACCGAGGAGGCCCGCCGCATCCTGCTGCCCGAGGCCTGGTCGACGGCGCACTCGCGCACCCGGGGCGAGTTCCCGCCGCTCTCCCCCGCCGAGGAGATCCTGGCGCTGCCGATGACCGACCGCGAACGCGCGCTCTTCGAGGAGGCGCAGCGCGGCCAGATCCACGGCACCGAGGACGAGGTCGCGGACGCCCTGGAGAAGCTGCTCTCGCGCAGCGCGGCCGACGAGTACCTGGTCACCACCAGTACGTACGACCGGGGCGCGATGCTGGACTCCTACCGGCGGCTCGCGGGCCTCACCGGCGGCCCCGCCTAG
- the egtC gene encoding ergothioneine biosynthesis protein EgtC has protein sequence MCRHIAFLGAPLPLGELLVSPPHALYRQSWAPRHQRYGTVNADGFGVGWYAEGDPVPGRYRRPGPIWADPSFADLARVVRTGALLAAVRDATEPGADGEAAAAPYTAGRWLFSHNGAVKGWPGSLAPPAAALPAEELLRLEARCDSALVWALLLHRLRAGDEMGRALAETVTEVAEAAPGSRLNLLLTDGETIAATAWGDTLWYLARPGDRTVVASEPYDDDPHWHEVPDRTLLSATRTDLVLTPLKEPSSCTSPTRSS, from the coding sequence ATGTGCCGTCATATCGCTTTTCTGGGCGCGCCGTTGCCGCTCGGCGAGCTGCTCGTCAGCCCGCCGCACGCGCTGTACCGGCAGTCCTGGGCGCCGCGCCACCAGCGGTACGGAACGGTCAACGCCGACGGCTTCGGGGTCGGCTGGTACGCGGAGGGCGACCCGGTGCCGGGCCGCTACCGCCGCCCGGGGCCGATCTGGGCCGACCCGTCGTTCGCGGACCTGGCCCGGGTGGTGCGCACCGGCGCGCTGCTCGCGGCGGTCCGGGACGCCACCGAGCCGGGCGCGGACGGCGAGGCGGCCGCCGCCCCCTACACCGCCGGGCGCTGGCTGTTCAGCCACAACGGGGCGGTCAAGGGCTGGCCCGGCTCGCTGGCCCCGCCGGCCGCCGCCCTGCCCGCGGAGGAGCTGCTGCGTCTGGAGGCGCGCTGTGACTCCGCGCTGGTGTGGGCCCTGCTGCTTCACCGGCTGCGGGCGGGCGACGAGATGGGCCGGGCGCTCGCCGAGACGGTGACCGAGGTCGCCGAGGCGGCCCCGGGCTCGCGGCTGAACCTGCTGCTCACGGACGGCGAGACGATCGCCGCCACGGCCTGGGGCGACACCCTGTGGTACCTGGCCCGGCCGGGCGACCGCACGGTCGTCGCCTCGGAGCCCTACGACGACGATCCGCACTGGCACGAGGTCCCCGACCGCACCCTGCTGTCCGCGACCCGTACCGACCTCGTACTGACCCCCCTCAAGGAGCCTTCCTCGTGCACGAGTCCCACCCGTTCCAGCTGA
- the egtA gene encoding ergothioneine biosynthesis glutamate--cysteine ligase EgtA, translating into MLTKQFTETEADDLLRCICFKNGPPRAVGVEVEWLVHDLHDPHLPVQHHRLAAAYASLRALPLRSALTVEPGGQLELSSLPADSLMECIDSVAADLTAVRADLRARDLTLTGLGQEPWQPPRRFLHDPRYDAMEAHFDRTGPAGRAMMCASASVQVCLDAGYEEPGPLGFGRRWRLAHLLGAVLVAAFANSPWQEGRPTGWRSSRQAVWTAIDPVRSLAPPLDAEPRAAWAAHVLDAPVMCVRSEDGPWEAPEGLTFREWLRTGEPRRPTREDLDYHLTTLFPPVRPRGHLELRMIDAQPGEDGWIVPLAVTTALFDDQEASETAYRAVKSLAERAGSLPAPRNPLWVEAARSGLTDPELREAAELCFAAALEALPRLGATTEVRQAVAAFTDRHIARGLSPADTSFALAPGKDTSS; encoded by the coding sequence ATGCTGACCAAACAGTTCACAGAAACGGAAGCAGACGATCTGCTTCGATGTATCTGCTTCAAGAACGGCCCGCCTCGCGCCGTCGGAGTGGAAGTGGAGTGGCTCGTCCATGATCTGCACGACCCGCACCTCCCCGTTCAGCACCACCGACTCGCCGCCGCCTACGCCTCGTTAAGGGCGCTCCCCCTGCGGTCGGCACTCACCGTCGAACCCGGCGGCCAGCTGGAGCTCAGCTCGCTTCCCGCCGATTCCCTCATGGAGTGCATCGACTCCGTGGCGGCCGATCTGACGGCCGTCCGGGCCGATCTTCGCGCCAGGGACCTCACTCTCACCGGGCTCGGCCAGGAGCCGTGGCAGCCGCCGCGCCGCTTTCTGCACGACCCCCGGTACGACGCCATGGAAGCCCACTTCGACCGTACGGGCCCGGCCGGGCGCGCCATGATGTGCGCCTCGGCCTCCGTCCAGGTCTGCCTCGACGCCGGATACGAGGAGCCGGGCCCGCTCGGCTTCGGGCGCCGCTGGCGGCTCGCCCACCTCCTCGGCGCGGTCCTGGTGGCCGCGTTCGCCAACTCCCCCTGGCAGGAGGGCAGACCCACCGGCTGGCGCTCCTCCCGGCAGGCGGTGTGGACCGCGATCGACCCGGTACGGTCGCTGGCGCCCCCGCTGGACGCCGAGCCCCGGGCGGCCTGGGCCGCGCACGTCCTGGACGCGCCGGTGATGTGCGTCCGGTCCGAGGACGGCCCCTGGGAGGCGCCGGAGGGGCTCACCTTCCGCGAGTGGCTGCGCACGGGCGAGCCGCGTCGGCCCACCCGCGAGGACCTCGACTACCACCTGACCACGCTCTTCCCGCCGGTGCGGCCGCGCGGGCACCTGGAGTTGCGCATGATCGACGCGCAGCCGGGCGAGGACGGCTGGATCGTCCCGCTCGCGGTGACCACCGCGCTCTTCGACGACCAGGAGGCGTCCGAGACCGCCTACCGGGCCGTCAAATCCCTCGCGGAGAGGGCCGGTTCGCTGCCCGCGCCGCGCAACCCGCTCTGGGTCGAGGCGGCCCGCTCCGGGCTCACCGACCCCGAACTGCGGGAGGCGGCCGAGCTCTGCTTCGCGGCCGCGCTGGAGGCGCTGCCCCGGCTCGGCGCCACCACCGAGGTCCGGCAGGCGGTCGCCGCCTTCACGGACCGCCACATCGCACGGGGCCTCTCTCCCGCGGACACCTCGTTCGCGCTCGCCCCCGGGAAGGACACCTCCTCATGA